The segment AGAAAGCTTGAGCTCCTTTGCgagtctcaaaaccctaatttgcttgaGCCTCTTGATCAATCACCTACCTTgggaaacaagcaacaagcaaacacaatatttttgtatattttttgtttgcaaatgatgcatgattgattatgaatgatgatagtggtgatgatgatgatcactgTCTTTTCAAAATGAGGTGGGATCTCAGGGTCAAAAAGTGGGGTACAACACTAATAAATTCTCATGTtagaacaaataaacaaaaaaatttagaCGAAATTGAGAAGAGGTGTGAGCAAATGGTTCATGTGACACCTCTATTTATACAAAATTTCGTCATAATTACGTTACGATTCAATTGATGAGTCctattaaattataatataaaatactatataataatattttattctataaattaaaaatatatatatgaagaACATGTGTAGGATCAATTGACATGTCCTTTGAACTTTAAGAAGGTCACGCCAATTGGATTGGCACCTCCCTGAAGAATCGGATGCACGTGACACTTAATTCTAAGTGTCCTTTGAATATAAAATGCATGCGTGTTATAAGTGTCTTgtatgtatttaatttttttatatttaaaacatagGGAATTTTGAATATATAGGGGAAATTTAGGTATTATGAAATTAAAGGTAGAAAAAAATGGTTATTGGAGTAAAAAATTATATAAGttcaatcaaaatcatttttttttgccCTAACAAAAGCCATACCAATTATGTAAAATCAGTTTAGTGTAAATCTCTGAGAAGCAGAGTTGTAAAAAAACATATAGAGAAGCATAGGGGCGGTTATATAGCCCAGCAAGCCCGGGcatgcgcccgggctcaacccctattttctttgtattcccCTAAATTTAATAGCCGATTTTTAAATGAAactaggggcaaaattagtaaaagtatgggtgtaaaaattaaaatagatgaaTACCCAATGGTCCAAAAAGGCCCAACCCAATTAAATATTTATGActtaaaacagaaataaataaaaaaacaaaactaaaagtaCAGCAAAAACCCTTTTTGTTATCTCTGAACCGCACATGCTGCTGTCTGTTCAACTGTTCCAATTCGGCCATTCCTATCTCTACGTTCCAGCTAGCAGCAAGGTAATATGCTTCTCTTTCTCTTAATTTGTcttcttattttattatatattagtattatattatatGTAACAATAGTACTTCAATTCAATTTACATGTTGCTACTATATCTTTATGTTGATTTTGGTTTTGGAAATCTCTTGCCACTGTCTTGTGCTATTGTGCTTAGagtattctttttaataaaattttgtctttttcaaacaaaacaaaaaacatagttcaatattttgttatttttacatAGTCCAATATAGGTCAATTTTACATAGTTTAATTTAGAATGAATGATAGTTCAATTTTTCTTCTAATATTTATattgtagtttttattttaacaGAAACTCTACTCTATTTTTTTGGGGTTCTAATATAGTATCAAAGATTTTGGTTAATTTAATAGGtcattcataataataaaattctcttttaattttgtGGTTatgaattgtttattttatttaattatttggtctTGTCAATTTGCGTGTtataaattgtttaattaaaaaTTCGTTTCACTAAATCATCAAATTTCAGAGATGAGGAAGTTTTTGGTTCCTAGAACAAGTATTGAGAAAGTGAATGTTAAGCAACCGGAAGTCAAAGTAGAAGAAACACCCCCTAATGTGGCCAACGAGTTTaatccaaatgagattgtgcgtgaTCCAGGATGTAGGAAACAAATTCATGAGTATGCTCCGGATATTCAAGACCAAGTGAGGAGGACATATTTATTGAAGGGTCCAACGCAACTTGATTTAGCAAGATTTCCTCGTACTCAATTTGGGAAATATTCAAGAGCATTTTGTAAAGCATGGTATAAGAATTATACATGGATTGAATACAGTGAGTCGAAGGATGCAACTTATTGTTTCTATTGCTTTCTCTTTAAGCCGCCCGGGAGGGCCGAACACTTTGGTTATGAAGTCTTCAACAAAGACGGATTTAAAGATTGGAAGCATGCATCTAAAGGCTTTAAAGATCATATTGGTAATCATGATAGTAAGCACAACTCATGTGTGAAGCACTATgatgattataataatcaaagacaAAGTGTGACAAGTATCTTTGCTAGAGCAACTAGGGAATCAGAAGAATTGTATAAGATCCGTTTAACTTGTTCTTTAGATTGTACTAGATATCTCTTAGCACAAGGCATTGCTTTTCGTGGCCATGATGAAAGCTCTACTTCTCTAAACAAGGGAAATTTTAGAGAGATGGTGGATTGGGTAAAATCTAATGATGAAAAAGTAAGAGATGCTTTTGATCATGGTCCAAAAAATTGCACTATGACTTCCGGTGACATTCAAAAGGAGCTTGCAACGTGTTGTGCACATGAAGTTAccaaggtgattatggaagagcttgGTGATAGACAATTATCTGTGCTTATTGATGAGTCACGTGATATATCTATCAAAGAACAAAGGGCGGTGATGTTGAGGTTAGTACAATGAGTTTGTTATTGAAACTACTACAATTATTAACTTAAACTTGTAAATTACATTCAAACATAGACGAATACATTTAAATTTTTACTTATTATTCTAGGTTCTTGAACGACAAAGGGAAAGTTGTGGAACAATTTATTGCTCTACATCATGTCAAATATACTACATCTGAGGCACTAAAGGATGCTCTTTATGGTATTCTCGATCGTCATACGTTATCTATTTCAAGGATACGAGGGCAAGGATATGATGGGGCTTCAAATATGAGAGGTGAGTTTAATGGTTTACAAAGAAAGATTCTAGATGAAAACCCTTATGCTTTCTATGTCCATTGTTATGCTCACCGTTTGCAATTGGTGGTTGTGTCTGTTGCTAGTAGTTGCTCATCTATTCATGATTTCTTTGAGTACATCTCCTTGATTGTAACCACAACAAGTGCATCTTGCAAGAGAAAGGATGCTTGGAAGGAGGCACAACACCAAGATATTTTGAATAAACTTGAGAGTGGTGAGATCTCTCAAGGAAAGGGCTTGCACCAATCATCTAGTCTCGCTAGACCCGGAGATACTAGATGGGGTTCACATTATACTAGCTTGATTCGTTTGTATCAGATGTGGTCCTCCGTGTTAGATGTGCTTAGTATTGATGAAGATGGACGTGGACCATCTCAAGCGGCGGGTTTGATAGAAAAAATGGAGCGCTTTAAATTTGCTTTCATTTTGAAGCttatgttaaagttgtttggtatcactaatgaactttcaaaaatcttgcaaacaaaagatcttAATATTGTGATTGCTATGGAATTAGTTGATGATGTTAAAGCTCGATTGGCTATATTGAGAGAGAGTGGTTGGAATGATTTATTTAGTGATGTCCAAGAATTTTGTTTTGCTCAAAGTATTCCGGTGCCAAATATGGATGAAGAAATACCGGTTCGGGGACGTTCAAGAAAAGAAGGGAGGACTGTCACTAATCTTCACCATTACCGTGCAGAGATTTTTTATGTTGCTATTGACAAAATATGTGTGGAGATGGATCACCGGTTTTGTGAAGGAAGTAACGTTGTGTTGGATTGTTTCTCATGTCTTGACCCCAAGAACTCtttttccaagtttgatgttgataaACTTGCTCGTCTTGCTAATATTTATCATGCCGACTTTTCTGCTGATGACCGTGGAACAATAAGGGAGCAACTTGAGACTTATGTACATCAAGTAAAAAGGCATGTTTCTTTTACTTcttgtgaagatgttcaaagtttggctatgaagatggttcaaactgagaaaTATTTGGTATTTCCATTGGTTTACAAGCTCATTGAGTTGGCTTTGATATTGCCGGTGTCGACAGCATCcgttgaaagagctttttcagcaatgaagattatcaagtctaatttgCGCAACAAGATCAACGACGtatggttcaatgacttgatgatatgttacaccgagcgggagatattcaagtcacttaaagatgttgatattattcgaacattcaccgcaaagaagtctcggagagggcatttacctgttaattttatttagcacACTATTCGCAGGTGAGGTTTCATCTCTCTTATGTAGCACACTTtatgattatttatatattgtcacATGTAACGTTCAGTTAAATTTTTTACCCAGGCTATATAAAATTTCTGACTCCGCCACTGCATAGGATCATTGCTGGTCAAATCACAGAATGACAATGACATATACAGCATCTATACATAAAATAAGAAGTTGAGATGTAAAGTGAATTTTGGGAAGAGACATGCAAATAGAAAGAAGGCAACAAAAATGAGAATCATGAACAGAATGCACACAGCTCAGAAATGGACCCTGTAGTTGCTAAATCATATATAGCACCTAGTTAAAACATGGAAATGAGAATTGGACAAACATCATCATGCATTCACGTGATTGAAACAAGGACACTCACAACACTCACATGGGACAGGACACGACAACTACAGGTGCCAAACAAATTTTTAAAGAAGGGCATTTTTGTCGTCCAGAATCTCAGTCTCAGTTGAGTCAGTTTTCATATACATATACTCCTCCTGACAAAACAGTAATCATCATTAAACTTTTTTGTTGATAATAATACTAATTTATCcttcatatataattttgtatCTTTTGTGTTCGTTTGTTAGTTCGTGTCTATAACGATACATCTCCATTGCATGCATGCCATGCCTGAATGTCATTTCAAGTTTAAAtgcaaactatatatatatatatatatatatatatatatatatatatatatatatatatatatatgacaaaattCAATAGACAAAAATGAGAGGACAATATTGCAAAACCAGTTGTTGAATAAAGTGCACTGAAAGTGTTGTATAGTCAGGGGGTTCACATTGCATACACACGCTGTTCAGTCAAATTTGAAACGATGGATGGATGCGACCAGACTAAACCATACAATACAATTCCATTTGAAAGAACCTCAAAAGGAAATTTTGTGTTGTGTGTGAACTACAGTCTATAACAGTAGACAGAAACATATACGATGCGACTCCATTTTAGTTTCTACTTTCCATCTTTGTTTTTAGTCAAACAGATAAATTGAATGTTTGTTCTTTCTTTAAGCTGGTTCCTCAACGtgttttttaaatcaaaataattcaGCTTTTTTATTTTAGCCAGAGAGACAGCGTTTTTAAACATTCAGAAAAAGTCTAATTTTACATAGACAATGTCAATTTTAGAAGATTTCTCAATAGATTCTATGAATTTCTTAGCCACCACGcgaatttttaattttgttccctGCTTCCTTAGATGGgcattggctaatatgcataaggattttccttatgcaccatgcataagtcaatctaagccattggatcatatttttaatctaatattgagtattgagtattgactaTTGAGTAATGAGTATTGACTATTGAGTAATGAGTATTGACTATTgagtaataattataatttgatctaatgatccaatGGTCAATAATtctctatgcacggtgcatagatttttatctatgcaccgtAACTGCACCCCCTTAGATGCACATTTGGaactacattttttttaaaaaaattgattttgttccGTAAATGCATTTACGGAAGCGTTAAAAACAAAGTATTGTATAGTTAAAATCATTTCAGCAatctttccgtagatgcatctatggaacatGTTGAAAACAAAGTGTTCCGTAGAAATACAGATATCAAAAAAACCACATGCATCACTATTGTGTGTGTCGGACATCATCCTGCGCCTCTTCTCTGTCTCTGGCCCCGCCTCCGCCTCTGCGTCCATCTAGCCCTCAGCTGGCTCTGTCTCTAGCATCAAGTGCCCCACTAGTCCTGGCATGATGTCTACGGTACATAAATGCCTCCTCTGCCAGCCTAATAATAACATCCACCACACGCCTCTGCTCAGATCCCTCAAGAAATAAACCATCTGCAATGGCTCACAGGCCCGTGTCAGCTATCTAACGATACtgaggaagaagatcctgagtgtGATCTAACTCAGCCAAATGAGTCCGCGGAATCTCCTCATGGGCTGGTCTGGGCGGATCTATAGGTGCAGCGGGAAACATGTACGAGTGCGACACTCTGTAGTACCAGGTGATGTACCCCTCGACGCAGCTTCAATCACTCTTTAATCTCGTCTCCCGAGCCTCCTCTGGAACCATGTGATGTTTCCagtctgcaaagacctcatctaacTGCTGACGGGTCATGGCGATAGGATCGGAGACAGTAGGATCGCAAGGTATCGTTTGTGCGTAGCCAAGCTGACGCATTCCGAAAGATAACGTACAATAATGGTCAAGCTGGCGGTCAACCATCCAAAATATAGTGCTATCTCATCAAACGGAACCGTCTCACGGTACTCAGCATAGCAGTCATAATGTACGTCCTCGGCAACCATGTGATCAAGTCCGCGCCTGTAAGGATTCGGCACCTGGTTCCCTATACGGGGGTCGAATGCACTGGCACGCGACATGAGTTCAATGTAGGTAGACACCTCTCCCCAGCCAATAATGTCTGGGAAGTGCTTAAAAAACACAGTTATTTTAATGTACTATCAGAAATATATAATAAGTAGAAGGGTATAAGATTATTACCACCAAAAGGGTACAGCTGCCTGCCACTGTCCTTGCCTTCAACAGGCATCCCTCTCCGAGTCTGTAGTAGTTGTACGCCAATATAGTTGCTCCCTAATTGTACTTATGTATATGTGTTGTATCTGATAAGTATGTCAGGTAGTCGACGTCTGTGTACGACGAGTTCGTGTCCACAAAGAGTTAAGTGCCTATAAAAtataggaagtaacatctcacCGTCCGCTCTCTGTGTATATTCGCCTCTACCTCGTCACCAACAGCCTCCTCTTCCGCAGCAAGCTCGGCATCATATCTCCGCTACAAGAAGCCAAATCTGACGTGGGCCTCACGGGTCTTCTCCACCTCCTTAAGCGCATCATTAGGATCATCCCCCAGCTTAGCAATCAGCATCTCCATCGCTTCCTCCTTCGTCAGCCTACCGTGACCAAGGAGGGTACCCTGATAGGTAGATGCAGGAGGCATACCACATCAGCAAGAGTGATAGTAATCTCATTGTGAGGAAGATGAAATGAAGAATTCTCCGGATGCCATATCTCCGCAAATGCCATCAGCATCCCATTATGTATCGTCGCGTAGGGATCCCTCTCCtgaattttttaaacaaaaacagttattaataagcaaataaaaaaattgaagaaaaaaagaaataagtaATAACCAAAGAAAATTTACCACTCCCTCCCAGACACGCATGGCTGCATGATCTGCATATCTATAGGGCCCCCGAGTACCAAACAGACTCCGACATGGGATCATCCTCGCGCAGCTCTGGAGGTGGCACAACAGATCCTGCATCGACCGTCACTGGCGCCGGCACATAAGTAGAACTAGAAGAATTGTCACGACGACGTCTGCAGGGGGTGACATTTGTGAGGAACCCTTAGCATCATCCGGAGGCCACCGTGGTGTAGTAGTAGATGGGGAAGGCCCCTCAAGTGGAACGGACGTAGAAAGCCCCTCAACTGGGACAGATGGAGAAGGCCCGACTGTAGCGGGTGTATCGGTTGGAGGTGCATCTGCTACAATGGAAACTCCATCAGTGACCTGAGATACTACACGC is part of the Vicia villosa cultivar HV-30 ecotype Madison, WI unplaced genomic scaffold, Vvil1.0 ctg.001848F_1_1, whole genome shotgun sequence genome and harbors:
- the LOC131636892 gene encoding uncharacterized protein LOC131636892 is translated as MRKFLVPRTSIEKVNVKQPEVKVEETPPNVANEFNPNEIVRDPGCRKQIHEYAPDIQDQVRRTYLLKGPTQLDLARFPRTQFGKYSRAFCKAWYKNYTWIEYSESKDATYCFYCFLFKPPGRAEHFGYEVFNKDGFKDWKHASKGFKDHIGNHDSKHNSCVKHYDDYNNQRQSVTSIFARATRESEELYKIRLTCSLDCTRYLLAQGIAFRGHDESSTSLNKGNFREMVDWVKSNDEKVRDAFDHGPKNCTMTSGDIQKELATCCAHEVTKVIMEELGDRQLSVLIDESRDISIKEQRAVMLRFLNDKGKVVEQFIALHHVKYTTSEALKDALYGILDRHTLSISRIRGQGYDGASNMRGEFNGLQRKILDENPYAFYVHCYAHRLQLVVVSVASSCSSIHDFFEYISLIVTTTSASCKRKDAWKEAQHQDILNKLESGEISQGKGLHQSSSLARPGDTRWGSHYTSLIRLYQMWSSVLDVLSIDEDGRGPSQAAGLIEKMERFKFAFILKLMLKLFGITNELSKILQTKDLNIVIAMELVDDVKARLAILRESGWNDLFSDVQEFCFAQSIPVPNMDEEIPVRGRSRKEGRTVTNLHHYRAEIFYVAIDKICVEMDHRFCEGSNVVLDCFSCLDPKNSFSKFDVDKLARLANIYHADFSADDRGTIREQLETYVHQVKRHVSFTSCEDVQSLAMKMVQTEKYLVFPLVYKLIELALILPVSTASVERAFSAMKIIKSNLRNKINDVWFNDLMICYTEREIFKSLKDVDIIRTFTAKKSRRGHLPVNFI